TCTGTTGCAGATACCCCTATGATAATTGTTAAGAATAATTTTGTCCTAAAATCAATTTTCATTAAGCCATTCCCGCTTTTTTAAAATGTTTATTTAAGATTTTAATTCCAATGGTACATCCTATGTATCCACCGAGCATACCTAGTAGAACTACAGGTATAAAGGACCAGTTTGGCATAACTGAGAGTAGTTTTTCTGCATATTCAGCCCCATAGCCTTGGTCGATTAAAGACTGTAAATAGGCATCTCTAGCAAAGTAGATTGGTATTAAATTTGCAGCTGCAAAAATCATAAAGACTGTGTAGGTTAGTCTTGCAGTTTTTATTGACTTATAGCCACCCTTTTTTAATATAATTTCACAGATTAATG
This genomic window from Anaerococcus murdochii contains:
- a CDS encoding MptD family putative ECF transporter S component, translating into MNKFGIRDLINAGVFSLLTVMALWCGGMIGFIPVLMPLVPFACGLVSGPVFMLYSTKIDKFGMILIMGIVFGLTFSMSGHGAIVLPAIILLSLICEIILKKGGYKSIKTARLTYTVFMIFAAANLIPIYFARDAYLQSLIDQGYGAEYAEKLLSVMPNWSFIPVVLLGMLGGYIGCTIGIKILNKHFKKAGMA